CCTTCAGTAACTACAAGGGGGAAGGGAGGACTGGGGAATCGGTTCttgggggagggccatattttagaaaattggCTTAGGGGAGGGTAACATTTTATTGTGACTAACTGTATTGTCTAAATAagcattatttattcattttggcatctatgcatatatatgcatagTTGTATGGAAACCCCATGCAATATAGCTGGTATGTGCACTTTGTGACCTcacaaaatttaatataattttgattGTTGACACTGACTTTGCATCGCTATTAGCTCTTTATATGAGGTGCTCAAAACATATTTCACTTTTTACTATAGCATTCgcgtaaccatggtaatgaacatCCCAATGTTAATTGCCGTAAGTTATGGCTTAGCCTGGGTTAGGGGTAGGTATCATAATATCTGACTACTTCATCAAATCGTTGTTGACAACCATGCGGTATTATAGTGAACAGTGTCGTCACATAAATAAActgtagtggtagtagtggttgGGGAAGTAATCAATGCCTTTAACactttcaacatggtggcagcggtgggattaattCCTTTtcaccattgattctgggactagtgtccttttccatgtctgacagcatttaaaccatgttttagaaatattttaaccGGGGGAGAGTCATAtcttagagaagggaaattgagggagggtcactttttttGAATGACGGAatcggggagggtcacattttatgcaacagccctcccccttgtaattactgaaggctcccttaataATCTCAACTCTATCGACTAAAACAATTTACACTTCATGTTTTTAGACAATCCCTTCCATTTTTGAGGACAACTCTATCTTCAATTCACGCTTTCTTAAAAGGAAAGGTCCAGTTAGGCTTATTTCTGGCTATTGCCATGGCTATTGCCATTTGTCTTGAAAAGAATTGCGGTAAATGTGACGCCATTTCCTGCATGGTTATCGACACAAACCCTCGCAGAATTATTTATCAAATGACAGACCACATGAGTACATTTGGACTTCTGTGCATCTTTGGGCCTTGGCAGCAGTATATTTACTTACCATTCGCGCTGGATCTGATGACTGCCAGTATGTAGATGGATTGCCGTCATTCAGTTGCCGTAACAAACCCCCATTGGACGATACTGACAGATTCTTGACACACTCATTCCATTCTGTGTGATTTTCCATGTAAATAGAGGGGCAAAATAATGCAACCGTCATTCACACATTTAGTGGCATACTCAATGTAGCAAGTTGATTGTcacagtgacctttgacattaaaTCTTGTCTTTGTtctttatgatatattttgttcttatcgctctctctctctctctctctctctctctctctctctctctctctctctctctctctctctctctctctctctctctctctctctctctctctctctctctctctgttgcCTTTGTTTATGCTGATAATTTGGATGTCTAAAAACATGTCCAACAAGTGTATTTATTATAGTAACAACATACCTGTGCACTTCCTTGTCATTTTCAGCTGACCCAGACTCTTCTCTGCACGGAAGCCAGAAGGTTTGAATTCGATGTAATCGTTCTCTACTGGATCGAGTTTAGTTTTACAAGTCAGTAACTTGTCTATCTGTGACGTCACTCCTGTCCTCATTGACATCACTTGGCTAGGAGACCCATTGTTTATAAGTCTCTCTGCAAATTCTCGTGAATGTGTAAGATCACTTTGTAGACCTTCGATCTCTTTTAATTGTGCTTGTAGATTTGTTTTACGTTTTCCTTGTTCACTTTTGAGTTCAGTTAGAATCGTGTCTCCAATAATGTTGATGTTTTTCATAGTGTTTTCAATATGTTCTCTGACTTTCCTACTTTCTTCCTCAAAGCGCTGGTCCAAAGAAGTTATCATTTTCCGGACAGTGGCTTCACCTTCGGTGATGTCGTCATATTTGGTCGTCAGACTGTTGATCATCCCAGATATTTTGGTTTTGACTTCCGTAGCAACATCTGTCAGATATCTATATTCGTGTTTACTCTGTGGATGGTCAGTAACCGTACACTCCAGACAAATAACCTTGTCACATGTATCACAATACAATTTTAACTGATTGCCTTCATGTTTGCTGCAGTAGATCGGCGGCTGAACCGAAACTGGGTCAGTGGATTGCAGTCGGCGATACTCATCAAAGGCAATGACCTGATGGGTGGTGGGGAAATTAGCATGCTGTGTGGTTGCACAACTCTCGCACAGCTCAATAGCACATTCATAACAATATTGAGTTGTGTTTCCTTGTTTCTTACACCCCCCACATTGGGATGCCGGTGGCCTCTCAACTTGTCTCATTAGAGCAAACACTAAGGGGTCAGTTGGTAGTTGGGCGACATCACCATTTGGTACAATGTGCTGTTTTCGACAAAGCGGGCAGTTGAGCTCGCCACTCTTTACCAGCTGACCAAGACATGTTTGACAAAACGTGTGAAGGCATGGTAGAATTTTAGCATTCTTGTATCTCTTGGAGCAGATTCCACATGTCAAATCATTCTCGTCGATTTCAACAGATTTCAACTCCTTGCTAGCCATATCAAAGAATGTCAGGACGTGTACTTAAGGCTACTGGCTACTGTTGCGTATTGTCTATTTTACCAACCTTTCCGATCAACACGTTGTCCCTAATGTAAAATCTCCAGGACACTGATAAGGAAACACGGTGGCAGCTAACTGCGCAGTCTCTCTAGGAGTTCATAGGTTGCTTGCATTCTCGATTTTTTAGGTCAATGTCCGCATTGTGTATGCAAGGGAAGGTGTAACTCAAAGTAGTCTGTTGGTTGACTTTTTCTAGTGCGTAGAGTACTAGTCAACTTTAAATTGTTCAGAATCTGTGTTTGGCTACTGATGCTGAAGGAGGGGTTCACATTGAGGATTAGCAATAACTGGCACTTTATATTGCGTATAAACGCATCCCAATAAGAGGGAAGTACAGGCTATTTCAAATTCGAAAAATGTTTGTCTTCAATAACCTGCCCCCTGACGTCACCAAGCTACTCAATCACTTGGACAATCAACTAGAGTTAGGCgtaaaaagaattgtgtggttccgattacactgaatttaaaataggtggggtaggtatttttttttatcatattttttttcatgtgtgagtgtctggtttaggttttccattgttttacaaatggtctctgtgttgtttatttcttacgagatgtatagccattacagattggaagaatagttttatatttctttttaagttgatgtcagtttccgcacccactatttcttgcgagacttcacgattttattatttttctcgaatacgtaaaaaaaggaTCGGCGTGacaaactaggtggggtcgggtaaccggaaccgaacaacttttttttatttggccttatccACGCAGTGTTTAATGAACATCAAATATGGTGATCTTCTTTGTCTATATATTGTCCCATCCACCACTTAATCATTATGTGAAATTCAAGAGGGTTAGATCTTGTTCCCCCATAAATAGTAAAATTACCTCTTCATTGATATATCACAAATCTCTCCCATTGACAACATGTCTTGTAAGAACAGTTAGTATGAGGATGTTAATGAGGGGCACTTTTTGACTATTTCATATTCAATAGAATTTAGTGCTAGACACATATACCTCGGTTCTCATCCATCATCTACCAGCTGTGACATGAGTACGAAACAACTACACGTTGGCTCTATCACAGTTCGTTATGTTTTATACAGCTTCTGAAAACGTGCATGTAAGGAATACCAGTGGTAACTAGGCAATATTTTACGAACGCAaccttcaaattccatataatttgggtACATTCATAGATGAAAATAAATAGTACATGTCTAGTAAAGTTACCTGTTGTAACATTGCATTGCGTCATTTACacaaataattattgtcattaatTGGGCAAGATGTTAAGAATGAAAGCTTCACAATTTCATATCAAATGTCACATACACTGATCATAACAAAACATGTGCGTGTGTATGCTGGAAAGTTTTGTGAAGTAGCTTTTAAGTGTAATGATTCGTTTGCATAATCAAGATATGCTGTCCTTATTATTTCACACTTCAACATAGTTGAAATTTCATACACAGAAAATGCTtgtaataacaacatttttacaaGTTTTGAGGTATTAGCCACAATtgcataatatttattttgtgctGCAACTggatcatttaaaaaaaatcttttatgtTCTATAGCACAGTGGTAGAATGACTTATTTCTCAATACTGTACACACTGGGATGTATTAAAACATCAATAGGTaaacacgtgtgtgtgtgtgtggttgtacaGACAAGATGATAACAAAACATAACGAATTCATATTTTACCGTACAgagatttaaataaaaatagtgCCTCCGTCGATCAAAAGCCTTtgaatttttaaacaaaacgCAATCACACACGAGATATGCTGTGAATTAATGCATAGTGATCGCTGTGACTGAAAATGTGAAAGCTAGTTTGCACCTTGATGGTAATCACTATCATAATAGATGTACTGGCAGGTCAAACCAACATGATAACGGATTCAAAATTAAGCCTTCGCTTTAAATTTAAACTGTCCCTACACTAGTACGAGTTAAATTGTTACTAAAAAacaaaagttgtttttttataattcCAAAGTGGAATTTTAAACCAATTGCATCACTACCAGGATTATATGCTTGTGTAATTATGTCCAATGTCATTAACTTTCAACTTTGTATGTACAGCGAATGTGTATTAAACACAAATAACTAGAATTATGTAAAAGTACGTTATTAGATTGTAATCAATTAAACATAATCACAAAGTAATTAATTCTTTAAATCATTTTAGTTTCTAAATATGGTTGCGTTAATATTGTCCCATTCACTGTGTTATTAACTTTGTTGTCCAGCCTTAAACGGaacaaatgtacatatcaaaGTATTCCTTAGACCCATAGGTACTGTGCATGGTTTATTTGCTGCTAACGACTGAAGACAAACAAAAATCATTACGTTAACTTTTCAGAGAAGGAAAggtttaatttgatttttaagAACGATTATGCCCCACAGTGTGCATGTGTTGCAATTTAATATAAACATGTGTTTGACTTATCAAAGTATCGAATTCACACTGATCATGATAAGCAATCATCGTCTTAACTTGAAGGCAGGAAACTGAGAGAGAATGTTGCAGTAATGATATCGACGTCGGTAGTCTTCTAGCTTGATTATTGGCTACTTCCCCAATCCTGAGATATGGATACCACGCACTCTACAGTAAAAACCATCAACTCTACATCGACTGATAGCTATCTCAATAAACCGGTGATACTATGAAAGCAAAGaacatgaaatatatttcacTTGGTATAGATTTTGGAAACTACatatttataacttttttttgCTAAGTTTAAATTATTAAATAGAGCAACTGACTAGCCCCATTTGTAATGATAAGAAACAGTCGATAATCATATTTATAGATGCAACCCTTGCAGCAGTTTGCAGAGACGTCACTTTTGTCAGTGGTAGACAATTAAAATGCGCTTTGAAGTTGCTGGAATGTCTTCTTATATATTACACTACTAgctatcaaactgacatacattgaCACAGGAACAATAACGAATGCCTCTAATGTAGATTCACGCGATACTTTCATTACGCCATTTATATCAGattctgtgaaagttagtcttATGATATACGGGACACGACTACCTTTCACAGACAATAACAAGACTGCAACGAATATGGCCTGAACCCACATCAGAGACACCCGATGTTATTTTTGCGTCAATAtgtgtcagtttgatagtgtgataaggagaagacttttcgccattttcaaattaaaagtcAGTTTTTCATTGTCCACCATtgataaaacgacgttctgatcacaggTATCTCTGGAAAACTGAAACAAGGGTTGTAACTTCAattgtctttaaaaaaatgaaagttcGTGGTCAATGGTTCACAATACAAATCTTTGTGAAAGACCGACCCCCTCCCTAAGAATAACGACACCCACCTGTGTTAGGTTTTGAAGTAACGTAACCATCGATTCATTGTCTTCAATATCGATGGTTTGGGGATCTGTCAATGCAGATATACTATCTCCTACAGACACAACTACTTGGGTTGGTTTGCACATTCCATCTTGTTGTGACACTGACATACACAGTTTATCAACTAGTACGTCTTGATGCATTTCCAAGTGAATCCGGCGCTGCAAATAATGCAACTGTGAATGTTATAACTAAACGTATTAATATACATTTATCTgtgaatatacatataatgataaACATTCATAAACACCACTTTAAAGCTGTATGCTCTCTTTTGACATCAACTTGTGGACGACGTtcgaagaaaataaaataaaaaacataaaaaattctTAAATGATATTACATGAATCTTTAGCTTATAAACTCATGATATAAGGGTTAAACACTACACATTTTCTAGTACATTTTGTGTGATCAATAACAAGCTAAGTAATACAAATTAAACATGAAGTGTTTGAACCGTGTACAGAAGACATCTATAGTGTTAGTGGTTTGGAGGATGGGATTGGCAATGGGGATACAAAGCGTGAATTGAACTGACAAATAAATTAATGTCAACATGATAAACCAACTTAAAATGACTCATGACTATATAATGAACGTTTTACTATCTTATGTTCTATACTGCTATTTATAGTAATGTCAGAAttgacgttggtggcgcactgCGAATGCAATAGTCAAGTCATGTCCCGGGGTTGTATTTCAGGGCGTCAGTCCAGCTCTAGAATGACGACAGCTCAATACGAAACTGTTAACATAACTGTAACCTTACTTCTATTCTTAATATGTATTCAGTGTTGTGAACCATGCCATTTTTTTCTCTCCGGACATAGACAATGCACATGATGGGAAGGCCTATACCTACAATATAGCTTTGTCTCTGGCTGAGAAGTAAAATGTTATGATATGAAGGCTCTACGAGAGGTGATAGATAGTTGTCAAACTTTCCTATCAGAATATGAACATGATGTACACTGGTCTGTGGACAGTTTTAGAAATATCAGTTTTAAGTTCAACTCTAAAAACATGACGAtcataaaataaaagtttacccaaaatacaaaatcaaatcataataaagacaaaagaattttgtatttcattcttTGAGTGTAAGCCTAgaatatcaattttatcatattaACCGTTATTTCATCATCATTCACAGCAGTACTTACAGGAAATGACGTATCCGATGACATCCAGTATGTATTTGGGTCGCCATCAATCAGTTTACCCGACTCACTCTTTTTGGATGGTACTGACAGGTTCTTGACACACTGACTCCATTCtatagatattacatgtaaacaaatataaGCACAAAACAATTAATTTGTCATCCACTCACACACATTGCATCACATAGATTGACCCTGATTTCTTCGAAGCCATGCAAAACTCTAAGTTAGTAGCCTTTGACATGAAaacgttttttgtttttgttttgccCTATATGATTGATACTTGTTGTCCTACTCCATTGCAAAATGTCGGATACAAAATCTATGCAAACTTGTGATTACACCATCGGTGTTATTACACTGTACACAATAACAATTCGGTGATTGGTCGGATAATATAACTCATTTATCAAACATAACCGGAGTTCTTAAAATATAATGACAATTTCTCGTACATCgtaatataatacattgtaaattagaTTTCGTCCTAAAATTTCTAACAAAGACTTGACAATCAAACTTTGTACTGCACCTAAGATGCCTGAAAGCCAACTTGAAAAATTCAAATCGAGTtacaaaagtgataaaaatgtaattataatatctTGGACTATGTATGTGCCTCTGAATACGAAATACGCTACGATATATTCAGCACTGTCATGTGGTAATGCTGTCGAGCTAACGATGTGTAAAATAGGGCATGGAATCTAGACCGTGTTAATAGATGTTAAATAATACTTGAAATGGGCGATCGTTTTAGAGGGAATGTACGCCCTTAACTATGGCTAAACTTTAGTTGCATGTAAACCTACTGAGAATAAAAGCCAAAAACACGTGAATGTCGGATCTTTGCATTTAATGGTGTTATTTATTACAGTAACGAAATATGTATATACGAAAACATACCTGTgtactttcttttcatttttaactGACCCAGGCTCTTCTCTTCGGTGAAGTTGGAAGGAACAAATTCGATGTAGTCGCTCTCCACCGGATCAAGTTTGGTTTTACAAGTCAGTAACTTGTCTATCTGTGACGTCACTCCTGTCCTCATTGACATCACTTGGTGAGGAGACCCATTGTTTACAAGTCTCTCTGTAAATCCTCGTGAATGTGTAAGATCACTTTGTAGACATTCGATCTCTTTTAATTGTGCTTGTAGATTAGTTTCACGACTTTCCCGTTCATTCTTTAGTTCGGTTAAAAATTTGATCCTCATAAAGTTGATGTCTTTAATAATCTTTTCTGCGTGTTCATTGATTTTCTCCCCTTCTTCTTCAAAGCGCTGACCCAAAGAAACTGTCATATTTCGAACGGCGGTTTCACTTTCGGTGATCTCGTCATATTGGGTCGTCAGACTGTTGATCATCCCAGATAGTTTGGTTTTGACTTCCGTAGCAACATCTGTCAGGTATCTATAGTTGTGTTTACTCTGTGGATGGTCAGTAACCGTACATTCTGGGCAAATAACCTTGTCGCATGTATCACAATACAATTTCAACCGGTTTTCACTGTGTTTGCTGCAGTAGGTCGGCGGCTGAACTGAAACAGGGTCAGTGGATTGCAGTCGGCGATACTCATTACATGGGATCACCTGATGTGAGCGAGTGGCGGGGAACTTTGCATGCTGTATGCTTACACAGCTCTCACATAGCTCCATAGCACATTCATAACAATATTGCGTTGTACTTCCGTGTTTGTCACATCCACCACATTGGGACTCCAGTGGCTTCTCAGCTTGTCTAAGTAAATTCTGAACCAATGAGTCGTCTGGTAGTTTGGTAGCGTCACCATCTGGTACGTCATGTTGTCTTCGACAAAGCGGACAAGCTAGCTTCCCTTCCTTTACTAGCCGACCAAGACATGTTTGACAAAACGTGTGAAGGCATGGTAGAATCTTAGCATTCTTGTATCTCTCGGAGCAGATTCCACATGTCAAATCATTCTCGTCGATTTCAACAGATTTCAACTCCTTGCTAGCCATATCAAAGAATGTCAGGACGTGTGTGCGACCGACTGTTCTGAGTCTAGCTGACGTATATATATGAAACAATCAACCCGGAAGTCGTCAAATTGATGTACTCCAAATTTATATATAGGCTGTTAACTGCGCAGTCTCTGTTTGAGTCAAAAGGTCGTTGACATTATTACAAGCCATTCATGCCTCTGAAAGTGTAACCTGCAATCCccatatatacgtacatgtataggtTGTcttgttttcttcattcacaggACACTTCCATGTTTAATGTATATATGGTTGCTTTGTCTGATTTGATTGTTTTGTATAGCCACTTTATTACAACATGTAATACTGGTGTACAATGAGCAATTTGTCTTAACGCTACAAAACAGTCAACATACTTAGTAATATGTATGCGACATGGTAGCAGCACGTACTACGGTAGTGTAATAACTTCTGAGAGaaatgcgtgtgtatgtatgagcATAGTTACAATGAGTTATTAACCTTTTTTTTGACAAACTAACTTTTGGGGGAATTTCACTATATCTTTGTACTATATTCATATGATACACGCAAACAGGATTATCTCCCTGAAAccaacatatcatatcattaaaaaaatgtacgtGCATTATCTTAGAGTGGTTGCGTTATTTGTTACTTTACGCTTTGTACAGGATCTTGGCGCAGACCAAATGAACTTAACGAGACAGCAAGTGACATCATCCTCATTATCGTCGGTATTGTACCTCGTTTATGGCTACTTCTAGTACATGTATCCCGGCCCGTAGTGTGAATACCGTGCACTTTACAGTTCCAACCACAATAACTCTTACATTGACGGATCGCCATCTCTATAAACCGGTGATACCGTGAAGGAAAGTTATAAAGTTTATGTTCATTTTGGAATCATATATTTGGAACCATTTTATATTTAACAGTTTTTGAAATAACCCATTGATTTTGGTAAATCATTGCGGATATATAAGTTGGCCAATTACGATGaggttttgaaaattataaGAAGCCAATAATAATATGTAGCCTGGTTACATGAAAactttctgtctttctgtctgtctgtctgtctgtctgtctgtctgtctgtctgtctgtctgtctgtctgtctgtctgtctgtctgtctgtctgtctgtctaaaaaCTTATATAGCACCAGTAAACATATGAACacacaaattatataaacagtAAATGCACgttaatgtacatgttaaaCCACCAATAGGGATGtcgtgatatatatatatatatatatatatatatatatatatatatatatatatatatatatatatatatatatatgtttgcatatatatatgtatatataatatatatatatatatatatatgcaaacatATCATTTTACTTCTGCTTTCGCGGGGTATTGTAAACAGTTATAAATGATAGAAATCGTCCAGTAATATCTGATGAAGTTTTTATATTCTGTTTTCGCTCTACTGTTTATGCAATTTGTGGATTTTAAAAACCAATGTGAATAACATAGCATCGGTTCGCCCAatcatttgtttttctttttgacGAGAAATGGTCTACtgttatattaattttgttttgtacccGTCAACTTATGACACATGAAACCACGTTTTCAATCATAGACTGATTTTATTCCAAGGGGTGAATCTGTCGAGTTTTTTGCAAAGGCGACAGGGTCAAGTGTGAGGTGGAATAAAATTTCAACGTGGTATTTCTTGGCACTCAGGCAAAGATTATGTgctgtgaaatcatgaaatgactctcccaAACCAATAGCCAGATTTTTCAACATTTCGTGCATTGGATATGGTGGGAAATAATTCCAAAAGGCTACAAGATCTTTTGTCAGTAAAAACGCATACAATTGTGGCCGTAAAAGACCGCCTGTACTCGTATGTCGCAACAACACATCTGCAGTTCAGCCTCGGACTCAGAGTGGCCGACTACACATTATACAGTCGCTGGTGGCGCTTTCCCAAACGACTCCGCAGTTCAGTTATACATACAGATGGTTCTTGGATATTTGCATTCACTTTTGAAATAACACATTTGTATTTCGACATGCTTTGTACgacatttttattattgttCACAGCCTTCTAATATAAGGTAAACTTCAATAAATGATGGCATACTCTGGTGTTGCggaaaaattacaaatttattggGTTTACTACATCTAGCCAAAATTTGTAGGAATCTGCCGCAAACTTCATATTGATGATCCAGACTCTTTGCATTTGTTTTCCTTTTGGTGTTGTTCATCTATTTAGATATATATGTGCACACACCACCACATGTAATGACTTTCCACCCTTTCCCTATGGAACTATTATCAACTTtctaaaaactttttttttatgtttggtATTAACTTTTTGTGTGATTTAGTGTTGTTCAATTTTCTGCTCCGGACACGACAGATTATTCGTGTGGGGATGGGTAGGATACGTTTACCATGTTCACTGGTTCTCAGTTTCTGTCGTCAATTTTAGGCACTTTTAATCCTGTATAGATACCTTTCTCTCTCGTGAGATAAAGAAAAATCACAGAAGGACATCGGATGCACTTAATAACGCCATACGGTGGTAACGACAGATGCGCGCAATCGCGTCTTCTCCACGTCTATCATGACAACGCGTGAAACCCGCGAAATCGAACAATTACCACGTGTTATTTATTTGACGTAAACAAAACAGAATGGAATAATATAGTCACGTGATCAAAATTCACAAATCAAGACGACACACTGCACTGTTGGATAGAGCGCAGTATGAAGTAGTTAGTGAACAGTCAGTTGACACTCAAAGTGTTACAACTATGGTTTTACTAACTCTTATAACGTGTCTTACAGTTGCCTACTACAAGGTGACGTCACAGCCGTGGCCGGGTGCATCGACAGAGATGGGTATGTgaattttactttaatttttttgtcaacaaatcGTAACACAAACAACTGCAAATAGATGTGTTTCCTCTGCCGCCATCTTTATCGTGCATGGGAGGCGTCAAACAAGAATATTTTATGGGTGGGTCCGAatttacagtgtgtgtgtgtgggggggggggctgtgggaaattattttggtcaaaaacatgaTTTCCCTCGCGGTGTCAAAACATTCCATGCCCTTCCctgaaatgaacccaagaattttcgtagcccaCCCTCCCGGCTACACATTTCAATGTGTAATTATagagtaacccccccccccccccgctctaCTTCAGAGTTGTACAGTAtgggtacactacattaaacttaCAGTGGAAGTCAACTTTAGCGTCTATACATTACGATGAGagctttatttacaaatatatgttggcTTTGCGAAAAATGTCTCACATGCATTGGGCTGTACTTGGAGATATTTAGTTAGCAGGGTTTTAGCTTTCGATCTCTTGATTCTAGGCAGAAACCGCACCCCCCACcacatgatagctagtggggagggtgcgGGGAgggagatagagatagagagtgacagacagacagacagacagacagacagacagacatgacagacagacagagagatacaGACAGGGGAAggtatacaaaaatacattcgCATTTGAATATAGGTTTTAGAAGGTATTTCGACGAAGCCGCgagacatttttaatttttagctTACTCGatcggtaaacgaccgctcctgggGTTTACTTTGGTTAAAATAATGAGCAAATTATTCAAGGgtcccctttcagaccatcagaattttcatgcccaccccctttgaaccctcaataTTTCTCATCTCCCAATTTATCCCTAGTCCTCCCttccgtaaattctgaccccagtcTTATTTTCGCTTTTATATTTAAGTTTATATATCCATACTTCATGCAGCattgtttttactttttatatttagatattatatatacatatcaataccACTGAGGTGCGAAATTAGTCGAAGATCAGATTGTTTTGATACTCATTCACTATTGATGTAACTTAAATTTTCCTTTTACGGTATTCTGTGTACGTTGTCAGATTTGCAATCTTTCGTAATTCACgaatgtttctttttctttgtccAAGATCTCGGTCCAGCTGTTAGACGAAAAACGCCAAAGGTTCCGAAGAAGGAGGAGGTATCCCCCGAAGTTCTTCGCACCAAAGGCAAACGTCCTAAGCGAAGTCGTGGAGATAAATCGAAAACGATTCCGAAAACCGACGAAAAAATTGAGGAAATAAGGCAAAGAAACCCAAACCTCGATGTTGATTTGAGTGAGATGATAAGGGTCAGACCTAACGACAAGTGTCAGACACTACCACAGATTCCGCCGCTGAACCCGATACCTAATCAGGAGAGGTCTCGCGGAATGGTGAAGACTTCGTTGGAGATGCATGATCTACGTCTCACACGTACTAGCCAGTCAGAACCTGTACATGCAAGTGCAGGCGTCTGCATAGCTACTGGCAAAGACTGTTCCGATATGGCACAAGCAAGGGGTGATATCTCAGGGACATGCAGGGACTCCTCTGCACAAGCAGGTGCAACCGGCAGTGCAGGGATGGACACCCCCCGTGACAGACTCAATGACTTTCCTGGAAGCTTCGGCTCATGGCCAAAGGGCCCT
The Glandiceps talaboti chromosome 6, keGlaTala1.1, whole genome shotgun sequence genome window above contains:
- the LOC144436810 gene encoding tripartite motif-containing protein 2-like encodes the protein MASKELKSVEIDENDLTCGICSKRYKNAKILPCLHTFCQTCLGQLVKSGELNCPLCRKQHIVPNGDVAQLPTDPLVFALMRQVERPPASQCGGCKKQGNTTQYCYECAIELCESCATTQHANFPTTHQVIAFDEYRRLQSTDPVSVQPPIYCSKHEGNQLKLYCDTCDKVICLECTVTDHPQSKHEYRYLTDVATEVKTKISGMINSLTTKYDDITEGEATVRKMITSLDQRFEEESRKVREHIENTMKNINIIGDTILTELKSEQGKRKTNLQAQLKEIEGLQSDLTHSREFAERLINNGSPSQVMSMRTGVTSQIDKLLTCKTKLDPVENDYIEFKPSGFRAEKSLGQLKMTRKCTEWNECVKNLSVSSNGGLLRQLNDGNPSTYWQSSDPARMHWIRLEIHDDILVDKLCMSVDPKDESYQPCKVVVSVGDTISALRDLITIYIGDTESMVTLLQNQTQYHRFIQIAIRECQNGGRDCQVHGVHITGW
- the LOC144436811 gene encoding E3 ubiquitin-protein ligase TRIM33-like, whose product is MASKELKSVEIDENDLTCGICSERYKNAKILPCLHTFCQTCLGRLVKEGKLACPLCRRQHDVPDGDATKLPDDSLVQNLLRQAEKPLESQCGGCDKHGSTTQYCYECAMELCESCVSIQHAKFPATRSHQVIPCNEYRRLQSTDPVSVQPPTYCSKHSENRLKLYCDTCDKVICPECTVTDHPQSKHNYRYLTDVATEVKTKLSGMINSLTTQYDEITESETAVRNMTVSLGQRFEEEGEKINEHAEKIIKDINFMRIKFLTELKNERESRETNLQAQLKEIECLQSDLTHSRGFTERLVNNGSPHQVMSMRTGVTSQIDKLLTCKTKLDPVESDYIEFVPSNFTEEKSLGQLKMKRKYTEWSQCVKNLSVPSKKSESGKLIDGDPNTYWMSSDTSFPRRIHLEMHQDVLVDKLCMSVSQQDGMCKPTQVVVSVGDSISALTDPQTIDIEDNESMVTLLQNLTQYHRFIEIAISRCRVDGFYCRVRGIHISGLGK